A DNA window from Hoplias malabaricus isolate fHopMal1 chromosome 5, fHopMal1.hap1, whole genome shotgun sequence contains the following coding sequences:
- the b4galnt1a gene encoding beta-1,4 N-acetylgalactosaminyltransferase 1a isoform X3, which yields MATLRTLRKKVLVGCLLTLIFGAAVLHHWISNTSSVVNVQQRLDSSMEKLRHSGAQHLDNVSYNLKQATARNGCVCEGEKRGVNMPFADLLFPVVSAEDLKLAFEASKLQGVQERRKAEFQNFRKRAQSAADVLIVAEANSPLQYPTQGVEVRPKTSIVIPGLGLKHKSRSLYLVILSASMGTFSISNVVDKVQVTGNGQMQMNISSRLLPALNRQLGFIMYTNTIFHPNTADIVHYSTDGFQAAFTVKIRHEVPPKLYDPGPGDEYNISALVTIATKTFLRYDKLQDLIESIRQFYPTISIIIADDSEHPKPVTGPYIEHYIMPFRKGWFAGRNLAISQVTTKYVLWADDDFIFTDKTRLEKMVKILESTTLDLVGGAVREVTGYTATYRHTISTEDGGEEGDCLHMRQGFHHVIEGFPNCVVADAVINFFMARTEKIRQVGFDPRLARVGHLEFFVDGLGTMHVGSCDDVIVSHASKIKGMLPFGQSKTDQAYSKFRYPAPSNLQNSLFYFKNHFKCKTSNS from the exons ATG GCTACTTTGCGAACACTAAGGAAGAAGGTCTTGGTGGGCTGTCTTCTGACACTGATATTTGGGGCTGCTGTTCTTCATCACTGGATATCAAACACCTCGAGTGTGGTCAATGTCCAACAAAGACTGGATTCCAGCATGGAGAAGCTTCGTCATAGTGGAGCGCAACATTTAGATAATGTTTCTTACAACCTCAAACAGGCCACAGCACG AAATGGTTGTGTATGCGAAGGAGAAAAGCGGGGTGTAAACATGCCATTCGCAGATCTGCTGTTTCCTGTTGTTTCTGCTGAGGATCTAAAGCTAGCTTTTGAAGCCTCGAAGTTGCAGGGTGTTCAGGAGCGAAGGAAGGCGGAATTCCAGAACTTCCGCAAAAG AGCTCAGTCAGCAGCTGATGTGCTAATAGTTGCAGAAGCTAACAGCCCTCTTCAGTACCCCACCCAGGGAGTCGAGGTCCGACCTAAAACGTCCATAGTCATTCCAG GTTTGGGTCTGAAACACAAGTCTAGGAGTCTTTATTTG GTGATTTTATCTGCCAGTATGGGGACTTTTTCCATCTCCAACGTAGTGGACAAAGTCCAAGTGACAGGTAATGGACAGATGCAAATGAACATCTCCAGCAGACTGCTGCCAGCACTCAACAGACAGCTGGGTTTCATCATGTACACAAACACCATCTTCCACCCCAACACTGCAGATATAG TGCATTATAGCACCGATGGATTCCAGGCAGCGTTTACTGTGAAAATCCGACATGAAGTCCCTCCCAAACTCTATGATCCTGGACCTGGAGACG AATATAACATAAGTGCCTTGGTCACAATTGCTACCAAAACATTTCTGCGTTATGACAAGCTTCAGGATTTGATTGAAAGCATTCGACAGTTCTACCCCACCATCTCCATAATTATAGCAGATGACAGTGAGCACCCAAAGCCTGTGACTGGCCCCTACATAGAGCACTACATCATGCCCTTCAGAAAG GGTTGGTTTGCTGGCCGTAACCTGGCCATTTCTCAGGTTACCACCAAGTATGTACTGTGGGCAGATGATGACTTCATCTTCACAGACAAAACCAGGCTGGAGAAGATGGTGAAGATCTTAGAGAGCACCACATTAGACCTG GTGGGAGGGGCAGTGAGAGAAGTCACAGGCTACACTGCCACCTATCGACACACCATCTCCACAGAAGACGGTGGAGAAGAAGGGGATTGTTTACACATGAGACAGGGTTTTCACCATGTTATCGAGGGCTTCCCCAACTGTGTGGTCGCTGATGCGGTCATTAACTTCTTCATGGCTCGCACTGAGAAGATCCGGCAAGTGGGTTTTGACCCTCGTCTGGCCCGGGTCGGTCACTTGG AATTTTTTGTGGATGGCCTCGGCACCATGCATGTGGGTTCCTGTGATGATGTCATCGTCAGTCATGCGTCCAAGATCAAAGGGATGTTGCCGTTTGGACAGTCGAAAACGGATCAGGCTTATTCCAAGTTCCGTTATCCAGCCCCGTCCAACCTCCAAAACTCTCTGTTTTACTTCAAGAACCACTTCAAATGCAAAACCAGCAATTCCTGA
- the b4galnt1a gene encoding beta-1,4 N-acetylgalactosaminyltransferase 1a isoform X1 — protein sequence MVRATSFIAAFLKATLRTLRKKVLVGCLLTLIFGAAVLHHWISNTSSVVNVQQRLDSSMEKLRHSGAQHLDNVSYNLKQATARNGCVCEGEKRGVNMPFADLLFPVVSAEDLKLAFEASKLQGVQERRKAEFQNFRKRAQSAADVLIVAEANSPLQYPTQGVEVRPKTSIVIPGLGLKHKSRSLYLVILSASMGTFSISNVVDKVQVTGNGQMQMNISSRLLPALNRQLGFIMYTNTIFHPNTADIVHYSTDGFQAAFTVKIRHEVPPKLYDPGPGDEYNISALVTIATKTFLRYDKLQDLIESIRQFYPTISIIIADDSEHPKPVTGPYIEHYIMPFRKGWFAGRNLAISQVTTKYVLWADDDFIFTDKTRLEKMVKILESTTLDLVGGAVREVTGYTATYRHTISTEDGGEEGDCLHMRQGFHHVIEGFPNCVVADAVINFFMARTEKIRQVGFDPRLARVGHLEFFVDGLGTMHVGSCDDVIVSHASKIKGMLPFGQSKTDQAYSKFRYPAPSNLQNSLFYFKNHFKCKTSNS from the exons ATGGTAAGGGCTACAAGTTTTATAGCCGCATTTCTGAAG GCTACTTTGCGAACACTAAGGAAGAAGGTCTTGGTGGGCTGTCTTCTGACACTGATATTTGGGGCTGCTGTTCTTCATCACTGGATATCAAACACCTCGAGTGTGGTCAATGTCCAACAAAGACTGGATTCCAGCATGGAGAAGCTTCGTCATAGTGGAGCGCAACATTTAGATAATGTTTCTTACAACCTCAAACAGGCCACAGCACG AAATGGTTGTGTATGCGAAGGAGAAAAGCGGGGTGTAAACATGCCATTCGCAGATCTGCTGTTTCCTGTTGTTTCTGCTGAGGATCTAAAGCTAGCTTTTGAAGCCTCGAAGTTGCAGGGTGTTCAGGAGCGAAGGAAGGCGGAATTCCAGAACTTCCGCAAAAG AGCTCAGTCAGCAGCTGATGTGCTAATAGTTGCAGAAGCTAACAGCCCTCTTCAGTACCCCACCCAGGGAGTCGAGGTCCGACCTAAAACGTCCATAGTCATTCCAG GTTTGGGTCTGAAACACAAGTCTAGGAGTCTTTATTTG GTGATTTTATCTGCCAGTATGGGGACTTTTTCCATCTCCAACGTAGTGGACAAAGTCCAAGTGACAGGTAATGGACAGATGCAAATGAACATCTCCAGCAGACTGCTGCCAGCACTCAACAGACAGCTGGGTTTCATCATGTACACAAACACCATCTTCCACCCCAACACTGCAGATATAG TGCATTATAGCACCGATGGATTCCAGGCAGCGTTTACTGTGAAAATCCGACATGAAGTCCCTCCCAAACTCTATGATCCTGGACCTGGAGACG AATATAACATAAGTGCCTTGGTCACAATTGCTACCAAAACATTTCTGCGTTATGACAAGCTTCAGGATTTGATTGAAAGCATTCGACAGTTCTACCCCACCATCTCCATAATTATAGCAGATGACAGTGAGCACCCAAAGCCTGTGACTGGCCCCTACATAGAGCACTACATCATGCCCTTCAGAAAG GGTTGGTTTGCTGGCCGTAACCTGGCCATTTCTCAGGTTACCACCAAGTATGTACTGTGGGCAGATGATGACTTCATCTTCACAGACAAAACCAGGCTGGAGAAGATGGTGAAGATCTTAGAGAGCACCACATTAGACCTG GTGGGAGGGGCAGTGAGAGAAGTCACAGGCTACACTGCCACCTATCGACACACCATCTCCACAGAAGACGGTGGAGAAGAAGGGGATTGTTTACACATGAGACAGGGTTTTCACCATGTTATCGAGGGCTTCCCCAACTGTGTGGTCGCTGATGCGGTCATTAACTTCTTCATGGCTCGCACTGAGAAGATCCGGCAAGTGGGTTTTGACCCTCGTCTGGCCCGGGTCGGTCACTTGG AATTTTTTGTGGATGGCCTCGGCACCATGCATGTGGGTTCCTGTGATGATGTCATCGTCAGTCATGCGTCCAAGATCAAAGGGATGTTGCCGTTTGGACAGTCGAAAACGGATCAGGCTTATTCCAAGTTCCGTTATCCAGCCCCGTCCAACCTCCAAAACTCTCTGTTTTACTTCAAGAACCACTTCAAATGCAAAACCAGCAATTCCTGA
- the b4galnt1a gene encoding beta-1,4 N-acetylgalactosaminyltransferase 1a isoform X2 gives MTKTRCFVTTFLKATLRTLRKKVLVGCLLTLIFGAAVLHHWISNTSSVVNVQQRLDSSMEKLRHSGAQHLDNVSYNLKQATARNGCVCEGEKRGVNMPFADLLFPVVSAEDLKLAFEASKLQGVQERRKAEFQNFRKRAQSAADVLIVAEANSPLQYPTQGVEVRPKTSIVIPGLGLKHKSRSLYLVILSASMGTFSISNVVDKVQVTGNGQMQMNISSRLLPALNRQLGFIMYTNTIFHPNTADIVHYSTDGFQAAFTVKIRHEVPPKLYDPGPGDEYNISALVTIATKTFLRYDKLQDLIESIRQFYPTISIIIADDSEHPKPVTGPYIEHYIMPFRKGWFAGRNLAISQVTTKYVLWADDDFIFTDKTRLEKMVKILESTTLDLVGGAVREVTGYTATYRHTISTEDGGEEGDCLHMRQGFHHVIEGFPNCVVADAVINFFMARTEKIRQVGFDPRLARVGHLEFFVDGLGTMHVGSCDDVIVSHASKIKGMLPFGQSKTDQAYSKFRYPAPSNLQNSLFYFKNHFKCKTSNS, from the exons ATGACAAAGACTAGATGTTTTGTAACCACGTTTCTGAAG GCTACTTTGCGAACACTAAGGAAGAAGGTCTTGGTGGGCTGTCTTCTGACACTGATATTTGGGGCTGCTGTTCTTCATCACTGGATATCAAACACCTCGAGTGTGGTCAATGTCCAACAAAGACTGGATTCCAGCATGGAGAAGCTTCGTCATAGTGGAGCGCAACATTTAGATAATGTTTCTTACAACCTCAAACAGGCCACAGCACG AAATGGTTGTGTATGCGAAGGAGAAAAGCGGGGTGTAAACATGCCATTCGCAGATCTGCTGTTTCCTGTTGTTTCTGCTGAGGATCTAAAGCTAGCTTTTGAAGCCTCGAAGTTGCAGGGTGTTCAGGAGCGAAGGAAGGCGGAATTCCAGAACTTCCGCAAAAG AGCTCAGTCAGCAGCTGATGTGCTAATAGTTGCAGAAGCTAACAGCCCTCTTCAGTACCCCACCCAGGGAGTCGAGGTCCGACCTAAAACGTCCATAGTCATTCCAG GTTTGGGTCTGAAACACAAGTCTAGGAGTCTTTATTTG GTGATTTTATCTGCCAGTATGGGGACTTTTTCCATCTCCAACGTAGTGGACAAAGTCCAAGTGACAGGTAATGGACAGATGCAAATGAACATCTCCAGCAGACTGCTGCCAGCACTCAACAGACAGCTGGGTTTCATCATGTACACAAACACCATCTTCCACCCCAACACTGCAGATATAG TGCATTATAGCACCGATGGATTCCAGGCAGCGTTTACTGTGAAAATCCGACATGAAGTCCCTCCCAAACTCTATGATCCTGGACCTGGAGACG AATATAACATAAGTGCCTTGGTCACAATTGCTACCAAAACATTTCTGCGTTATGACAAGCTTCAGGATTTGATTGAAAGCATTCGACAGTTCTACCCCACCATCTCCATAATTATAGCAGATGACAGTGAGCACCCAAAGCCTGTGACTGGCCCCTACATAGAGCACTACATCATGCCCTTCAGAAAG GGTTGGTTTGCTGGCCGTAACCTGGCCATTTCTCAGGTTACCACCAAGTATGTACTGTGGGCAGATGATGACTTCATCTTCACAGACAAAACCAGGCTGGAGAAGATGGTGAAGATCTTAGAGAGCACCACATTAGACCTG GTGGGAGGGGCAGTGAGAGAAGTCACAGGCTACACTGCCACCTATCGACACACCATCTCCACAGAAGACGGTGGAGAAGAAGGGGATTGTTTACACATGAGACAGGGTTTTCACCATGTTATCGAGGGCTTCCCCAACTGTGTGGTCGCTGATGCGGTCATTAACTTCTTCATGGCTCGCACTGAGAAGATCCGGCAAGTGGGTTTTGACCCTCGTCTGGCCCGGGTCGGTCACTTGG AATTTTTTGTGGATGGCCTCGGCACCATGCATGTGGGTTCCTGTGATGATGTCATCGTCAGTCATGCGTCCAAGATCAAAGGGATGTTGCCGTTTGGACAGTCGAAAACGGATCAGGCTTATTCCAAGTTCCGTTATCCAGCCCCGTCCAACCTCCAAAACTCTCTGTTTTACTTCAAGAACCACTTCAAATGCAAAACCAGCAATTCCTGA